Sequence from the Nymphaea colorata isolate Beijing-Zhang1983 chromosome 9, ASM883128v2, whole genome shotgun sequence genome:
CCCATTTATCTCAGCACTGTGCTTTAGAATCAGAATCAGGTAAAAATTTCGTTTCATCAACGGAATGACAACATCCAAGGTGCTACATATATCACATAAAAGCGATGGATGGAGATCTAGTAGAGTTTATTATCAAGCCAGCAGGTTCAGAATGTGAACTTCTAAAACCAACACGACCGCAAGCAAGTTATTATCATGACGAATCACGGCCAATAAAAGCATGCTATCTACACAACTGAACAGTGAAGGCCAAGAACAACACATTAAGCCTGTAAGTATGGCTAGTAATTCCCTAAAAGCTGACTACATAAGTTCATTGCTTCAGAGGATCAGACCTGAATCTTGGGGGGCTTTCTTATTTTAGTTGCCTGTTCGTAAGAGTAGGCAATTTCTATCAAGGTTGGTTCGGAACCCCTTAACCCACCGAAACATATCCCTATGGGCACCCCTTCTTTGCCATAGTACCCAGCAGGAACACTGATTGCTGGGTACCCTCCAATGGCCAGAATATTGGAGGCAGAGTTGCTTGGTGTGACCAACGCATCCAACTTATTGTGCTTCATCAACTTCTCAAAACCATTCTTGGACagttcctccatcgtcttcacTGCCACCTTCACTTCCTCTGCCAGACCACCTGAGCTCTCGGATGCTAAGAAAACATCCTGCCCATactctttcatcttttcctgCAAAAGCAAACAGATACCACCTCCATATAACAATTTGTGTACATCGCATTGGTAGGGCTCGATTCAAACAGAGGACAAGACACCACAAATTTAACTCTAGAtagaaaaaggtcaaaaatttTTAGTCCATTACCTTTTCTCTACAAATCTCAAAAGGATAATCCAATCAGTATTCTTTCGTTTAATTTCAAGATCATATCCCTATTGGATATGATTAGCTTCACAACAGAAAATCCACTTCCATTACTCTTTAATGGTATATTATATTCGATCATTCGATATTGTCTTCATAAGTAGGCTTCTAGAATGGTTCGGAATGATCAACTAAAAACATGAGAATTCAGATCCTGGTCAAACTCAGGAAAGCGAGAAAAGCAAAGCCTCAAATCAGCAGGCCCGGTAAACAGGCATTTCTTGGCAGCTAGAGAAGATTGAGTACCTGGATTGGGTGTCTTTCGTTGAAAGCAATCACATCAGCTAGCGATCTTACAGAAGAACTCTTAAGGCCTTTCAGGTAAGAATTCAGATTCTGCCTAAATTCATACAGCAGAGCAGTCGACTCTCCACTCTTAGACCAGTTACGGATGGTGCTTATGTTGGATATCACAAGATTATCGACCAGGATTGCCCCATGCCTCCTGCAACAGACTTTTATGTCAAGACATGTATTCATGCACAACATTAGATGTGTAAAAATCAGTGGGGGAAATGCAAAGAACTTGGCACAAAATTTGGCTTAGGTAGTTAATAATCTTGATAGTTCTTGATAGTATTTACCGAGAAACCTTTacatctcttcttcttttcaattcACTTCCTGGTTCACACTGCTTTCCTGAAACTCGTTGCCCTATAAGCTAGAGTGACCAATTGAATTCCCGCTTCCGCTTCGCATATCTTTCACGCATGGATTTTAATCACTCGTAACATGGTTGACGTATGAAATATATTTAGCTATAGTTGGCAACAATAAAATTATGCCAATAGCTTCACAAGTGAATGACATTTGGACTACGGCCCTCATTTATTTATGCAATTGTAATCTGTCTGAATTAGTCTATTCGAATCGAATTGGTTACCAATTTGACTGAAGATTCAAGAGTGTCATGTAAGCTTTGTTGTTTTTAATTCTTTGATTTTAATGCTTCAATACTATTTATCTATTCATAACCAATTCAGCTGAATTGAcgaatattttttatataaactgTCGAGCTTCTGAAGTGAATTTTAATggtaaacaagaaaaatcaatttttttttttcaatagcCTACATCCATGCAGGAACTTCTTGTGAAGACCGGTGATGCTAAAATCTTCTCTTCCTTGCGTTTGGTATTTTACCTCATCGTATGGAGATGATCCTCGAAAATCTTGGCAACAGAAGGTTGatcagaaaaattaaagaaaggcTGTGGAACTATGCCAAGCCTTTTCCCACGAAGCCCatcatttctcaaaaattgTCTGTACCCTCCTACAGGAATGAACTTTGCAGCTTTCTCTGTCGCCTCCTTATCCCTGGCATCATAACCCACAATTTCCTCCAACACGTATACCGCGTCCGCCACGGTTCTACAGATGGGCCTactcaagaaaaaggaaaagataaaggAGGAAGGCGCAATGAGATGAATGGAATATCCAGTAATGCTAGTAAAAGTTTCAGGCAAATCTGTCTACGCCCACATGAAGATACGCCTACCCAATGGTGTCCTGCCTTGGAGAGAGAGGGACGACGCCGGCTCTGCTCGTGAGTCCGACGGTGGGCTTGATCCCAACCACCGAATTTTTATCAGCAGGGCAGATGATGGAGCCATGCGTCTCTGTTCCTAGTGATACCGCCACCATGTTGGCGGCGACGCCTATGGCGGAGCCGGTGCTGGAACCACACGGGCTGGCCGTCGCCACATATGGATTCTGTACCATAGGCAAGCATATCACACATTATGAGGACAACCCAATTAGGGAACTacagagaaagaggaaaaagaaaatgcatgaattaGGGAACTACAGAGAAAGAGGACAACCCAAATCACACTTATTAGTATCAGTGCCAATATGCATCTACTAAGGTAAAAGGAAATGACTACAAGGAGACTAAAACTGTTTCACTAAAACATCTGCCAATAAAGAGCCTGTGTTAGTTAAACACAGTGGCTcgtttttttaaattgaagaaCTGACAGCCCGGCTTATATATCAGTGAAAGGGATATCatgtaagaaaatcaaaatgtaAACATGTTTGGGGTCTAAGTGGATCTATTCAACTCAACTCAAGTGTCGACTCAACTTACCATCGTTTGCAaaccagagaaaaaaaatacacaaaaaagtGTTGTATCCATTGAATGTTAACTACCCCAAGTAAGCGGGCT
This genomic interval carries:
- the LOC116260398 gene encoding probable amidase At4g34880, which translates into the protein MSNPFPPFLSVTRLIFLFLLSLFPTYINGIHSTAKFEFREATIEKIRSAFERQELTSRQLVEYYLDAIDKLNPRLRAVIEVNPEALALADKADEERGQRGRAGSTLHGIPVLLKDSIGTKDSLNTTAGSLALVGSAVRRDAGVARRLRRSGAIILGKASMSEWYGVRSRFAPQGWNARVGQPMNPYVATASPCGSSTGSAIGVAANMVAVSLGTETHGSIICPADKNSVVGIKPTVGLTSRAGVVPLSPRQDTIGPICRTVADAVYVLEEIVGYDARDKEATEKAAKFIPVGGYRQFLRNDGLRGKRLGIVPQPFFNFSDQPSVAKIFEDHLHTMRRHGAILVDNLVISNISTIRNWSKSGESTALLYEFRQNLNSYLKGLKSSSVRSLADVIAFNERHPIQEKMKEYGQDVFLASESSGGLAEEVKVAVKTMEELSKNGFEKLMKHNKLDALVTPSNSASNILAIGGYPAISVPAGYYGKEGVPIGICFGGLRGSEPTLIEIAYSYEQATKIRKPPKIQV